One genomic window of Nakamurella panacisegetis includes the following:
- a CDS encoding BON domain-containing protein — MTQTRDRTSEQLTAQARRAVQAEPLLRGQPIFPDAAQGAVTLYGRVETPTQAAVAERAVLRVPGVYAVAQKLLVSAAPRRSDTDIAEEAARALARAPHVPESVRVTVHDRRVTLTGEVNWQYEREAACRAIDDLPGAQTVHNRITVRSGTMAADLEKRILGMLDERDPLAESRLTVTTNGRGALRLAGSVPTVRDRRDAETICWDVPGTTSVTNHLTVSAPDIGGSRGRGRGLDW; from the coding sequence ATGACGCAGACGCGGGACCGGACCAGCGAACAGCTGACCGCCCAGGCCCGGCGCGCCGTCCAGGCCGAACCCCTGCTGCGTGGCCAGCCGATCTTCCCGGACGCGGCCCAGGGCGCGGTCACCCTGTACGGACGGGTCGAGACGCCGACCCAGGCGGCGGTGGCCGAACGCGCCGTTCTGCGGGTGCCCGGGGTGTATGCCGTGGCGCAGAAGCTGCTGGTGTCGGCCGCCCCACGCCGCTCCGACACCGATATCGCCGAAGAGGCGGCGCGGGCCCTGGCTCGGGCGCCCCATGTGCCGGAATCGGTCCGGGTCACCGTTCACGACCGCCGGGTGACGCTGACCGGCGAGGTGAATTGGCAGTACGAGCGAGAAGCGGCCTGCCGGGCCATCGACGACCTCCCGGGCGCGCAGACCGTGCACAACCGCATCACGGTCCGTTCCGGCACCATGGCGGCCGATCTGGAGAAACGCATTCTCGGCATGTTGGACGAGCGAGACCCGTTGGCCGAAAGCCGATTGACCGTGACGACGAATGGCCGCGGGGCCCTCCGGCTCGCCGGTTCGGTTCCCACGGTCCGGGACCGTCGTGATGCCGAGACGATCTGCTGGGACGTCCCGGGAACGACGTCGGTGACCAACCATCTGACGGTGTCGGCCCCGGACATCGGCGGCAGCAGGGGCCGTGGGCGCGGTCTGGACTGGTGA
- a CDS encoding universal stress protein has protein sequence MVNTGSSTKIVVGIDGSPASTVAAQWAADEAQRRGRPLLLVEAYQNTVVYAGRGTVFPPEVYEAPRKAAHADLARAVVDVRANHPDLDVTSEASVGTPFEVLRHAADDAELVVVGSHGQGVASETLLGSVAQKMVSHSPVPVVVIRSDPHDRPAPAPAPDAPVLVGLDGSSGSEPALSFAFEEAAVRGVELVAVRSWDDAPLNGFLRAYPLEVDRSDFDRQEEAALRAQLKPWADKDPSVTIRPKVVRGRATHVLMKESVALKPALLVVGSRGRGGFRGLVLGSTGHELAAYATCPVAIVHGPGAQSPGA, from the coding sequence ATGGTGAACACCGGCAGCAGCACGAAGATCGTGGTCGGCATCGATGGATCACCCGCATCCACCGTCGCCGCCCAGTGGGCGGCCGATGAGGCGCAACGGCGGGGCCGCCCCCTCCTCCTGGTGGAGGCCTACCAGAACACGGTGGTGTACGCCGGGCGCGGGACGGTCTTTCCGCCCGAGGTGTACGAAGCACCGCGAAAGGCGGCCCACGCCGACCTCGCCCGCGCGGTGGTCGACGTCCGCGCGAATCACCCCGATCTGGACGTCACCTCCGAGGCTTCCGTCGGCACGCCGTTCGAGGTGCTGCGCCACGCGGCGGACGACGCCGAACTGGTGGTCGTGGGTTCGCACGGCCAGGGCGTGGCGAGCGAGACCCTGCTCGGATCGGTCGCGCAGAAGATGGTCAGCCACAGTCCGGTGCCGGTGGTCGTCATCCGGTCGGACCCGCACGATCGCCCGGCCCCGGCCCCAGCCCCGGATGCGCCCGTTCTCGTGGGGCTTGACGGCTCCAGCGGCTCCGAACCCGCGCTGTCCTTCGCGTTCGAGGAAGCAGCCGTGCGCGGCGTGGAACTGGTCGCCGTCCGGAGTTGGGACGATGCGCCGTTGAACGGGTTCCTCCGCGCGTACCCCCTCGAGGTCGACCGCTCCGATTTCGACCGCCAGGAGGAGGCGGCCCTTCGGGCCCAGCTCAAACCGTGGGCGGACAAGGACCCTTCGGTCACCATCCGGCCGAAGGTGGTGCGGGGCAGGGCAACCCACGTCCTGATGAAGGAGAGTGTCGCCCTGAAGCCGGCCCTGCTGGTGGTCGGCAGCCGTGGGCGCGGTGGTTTCCGAGGTCTGGTCCTTGGTTCCACCGGTCACGAGCTGGCCGCCTACGCGACCTGTCCGGTGGCGATCGTCCACGGCCCGGGGGCGCAGTCGCCCGGCGCCTGA
- a CDS encoding LLM class flavin-dependent oxidoreductase: MRLGATLGHLGPAPPRPIAAWAKRLADAGFDSLWVPQIIGRGFMVPDPFVTLAVAATVTEDVELGTATLQVPLHHPAELAHRILSLQLVSGDRLTLGVSPGSTDTDFATLDRDHAARFRTFSAHVARLRVLLADGRDEYADLAPAPAGGRPPLLLGSWGANVERAAREFDGWLASGYRRTADQILSAHDRYRAAGGRRAVVCALRLTSPADLDRTGEELARYAAAGFDDAVVVIEPGGPTPEQVRALLD, translated from the coding sequence ATGCGTCTCGGGGCCACCCTCGGCCATCTGGGTCCGGCGCCACCGAGGCCCATCGCTGCCTGGGCGAAACGCTTGGCGGACGCGGGTTTCGACAGTCTCTGGGTGCCCCAGATCATCGGACGCGGCTTCATGGTGCCCGACCCCTTCGTGACCCTGGCCGTCGCGGCGACGGTGACCGAGGACGTGGAACTCGGCACGGCCACCCTCCAGGTCCCACTGCACCATCCGGCCGAGCTGGCTCACCGGATCCTCTCCCTGCAACTGGTCAGCGGCGACCGGCTGACCCTGGGCGTCAGCCCCGGATCGACCGATACCGATTTCGCCACCCTCGACCGGGACCATGCCGCGCGCTTTCGCACCTTCTCCGCGCACGTGGCGCGCCTGCGGGTCCTGCTGGCCGACGGCCGGGACGAGTACGCCGACCTGGCTCCGGCCCCGGCCGGCGGCCGGCCGCCGCTGCTGCTCGGCTCGTGGGGCGCCAACGTCGAGCGGGCCGCCCGGGAATTCGACGGCTGGCTGGCATCCGGCTACCGGCGCACCGCGGACCAGATCCTCTCCGCCCACGATCGGTACCGGGCCGCCGGTGGCCGGCGGGCCGTCGTGTGTGCCCTCCGGCTGACCAGCCCGGCCGACCTGGACCGGACGGGCGAGGAGTTGGCCCGCTACGCGGCGGCCGGATTCGACGATGCCGTCGTGGTGATCGAACCCGGTGGCCCGACCCCCGAACAGGTCCGCGCCCTGCTGGACTGA
- a CDS encoding CBS domain-containing protein, whose translation MRARDIMSTPVVSVPPDLSVADAAKLLAQRGFTALPVVDDGSRLVGIVTEADLIRERVPPDPRIRGFAAPVSGTRSTPVVGEVMTSSVRSFPPDADVADIADMMVTDRIRCLPIADDGRVVGVITRRDLLESAVARSDLELQREVIKQLATLDDDQERWQVVVQGGVADIEDYRDSAADREQARVLAEGVPGIVDADVRHQTSDPF comes from the coding sequence ATGCGCGCCCGCGACATCATGTCAACACCGGTCGTCTCCGTACCACCGGACCTCTCGGTCGCCGACGCGGCGAAACTGTTGGCCCAGCGCGGATTCACCGCCCTCCCGGTGGTCGACGACGGTTCCCGGCTGGTCGGCATCGTGACCGAGGCCGACCTGATCCGCGAACGCGTTCCACCGGATCCGCGCATCCGTGGATTCGCGGCGCCGGTCTCGGGAACCCGGTCGACGCCCGTCGTGGGCGAGGTCATGACCAGCTCGGTCAGGTCGTTCCCGCCCGATGCCGACGTCGCCGACATCGCCGACATGATGGTGACCGACCGGATCCGCTGCCTCCCGATCGCCGACGACGGACGTGTGGTCGGCGTCATCACCCGGCGAGACCTCCTCGAGTCGGCCGTTGCCCGTTCCGATCTCGAACTGCAGCGGGAAGTGATCAAGCAACTCGCCACCCTGGACGACGACCAGGAACGGTGGCAGGTGGTGGTTCAGGGCGGGGTCGCCGACATCGAGGACTACCGGGACTCGGCCGCCGACCGCGAACAGGCCCGCGTCCTGGCCGAAGGAGTTCCGGGGATCGTGGATGCCGATGTGCGTCACCAGACCAGCGATCCGTTCTGA